The proteins below come from a single Amphiura filiformis chromosome 15, Afil_fr2py, whole genome shotgun sequence genomic window:
- the LOC140172178 gene encoding uncharacterized protein, which produces MFYPKTEPCKPYQNSHQRQTLSVQYCQKCFAQNGNLQRHVRIHTKEKPFQCEYCQKCFALKHSLAYHIRTHTKEKPYKCEYCQKCFTQNIHLQTHMRMHTKAKPFQCEYCGKCFALKQNLVYHNATHTKEKPFQCEYCKKCFALKQQLANHIRTHTEEKAFQCEHCQKCFTRKHYLVYHIRVHTKEKPFQCEYCQKCFIQNNHLQTHMRMHTKAKPFQCEYCQKCFTQNIHLQTHMRMHTKEKPFQCENCGKCFALKQHLVNHNVTHTKEKPFQCEFCQKSFALKHILANHIRTHTKEKPFQCEYCQKCFARKYHLVRHIRIHTKEKHTHYQS; this is translated from the coding sequence atgttttacccgAAAACAGAACCTTGCaaaccatatcagaactcacaccaaagacaAACCCTTTCAGTGCagtactgtcaaaaatgttttgcacagaATGGTAATTTGCAAAGACACgtgagaattcacaccaaagagaaaccgtttcagtgtgagtactgtcagaaatgttttgccctaAAACACTCTCTTGCataccatatcagaactcataccaaagagaaaccctataagtgtgagtactgtcagaaatgttttacacagaatATTCATTTGCAAACACATATGAGAATGCACACCAAAGCGAAACCCTTTCAGTGCGAGTACTGTGGGAAATGTTTTGCCCTAAAACAGAATCTTGTCTACCATAACgcaactcacaccaaagagaaaccctttcagtgtgagtactgtaagAAATGTTTTGCTCTAAAGCAGCAGCTTGCaaaccatatcagaactcacactgagGAGAAAGCCTTTCaatgtgagcactgtcagaaatgttttacccgTAAACATTACCTTGTGTACCATATCAGAgtgcacaccaaagagaaaccttttcagtgtgagtactgtcagaaatgttttatacAGAATAATCATTTGCAAACACACATGAGAATGCACACCAAAgcgaaaccctttcagtgtgagtactgtcagaaatgttttacacagaatATTCATTTGCAAACACATATGAGAatgcacaccaaagagaaaccctttcagtgcgaGAATTGTGGGAAATGTTTTGCCCTAAAACAGCATCTTGTCAACCATAACgtaactcacaccaaagagaaaccctttcagtgtgagttctGTCAGAAAAGTTTTGCTCTAAAGCATATTCTTGCaaaccatatcagaactcacacaaaagagaaaccctttcagtgtgagtactgtcagaaatgttttgcccgaAAATATCACCTTGTGCGCCATATCAGAATCCACACCAAGGAGAAACATACGCACTATCAAAGTTAG